DNA from Candidatus Baltobacteraceae bacterium:
GACTGCTGCACGCACCCGATTCGTACATGAAAAAGCTGGCCGTCGGTCCCAAAGCCGCACCGTACGTCCACATCGACGCTCCCGTGCAAGAAAACCTGGAAGCGGTTGCCAACGCGCTCGAGAAGCCGATCAACGACGTCTGCGTCGTCATTCTCGATCGGCCGCGTCACGCCGACTTGATTCGCGAGGTGCGCGAAGCCGGCGCGCGGATTCGCTTGATTTCCGACGGCGACGTCGACGCGTGCATTGCGACCGCGATCGACAATACGGGCATTCACGTCGCGATGGGAACCGGCGGCGCGCCCGAAGGCGTGCTTGCCGCCGCCGCCATCAAGTGTTTGGGCGGAAACTTCATGGGCCGGCTGGAGCCGCGGAACGAAGAAGAAGCTAATCGCGCAATTGCGATGGGCTTCGGCGATCTCAAGCGCGTGCTGGAGATCGAAGATTTGGTCAAGAGCGACAACGTGATCTTCTGCGCGACCGGCATTACGGACGGCGATCTCGTTCGCGGCGTACGGTTCTACGGCAACCAGGCACGCACGCATTCGATTCACGTCCATTCTGGTGGAACCGTGCGCTTTATCGAATCGATTCACCGGCTTGGTGCGCGCCCGACGGGGCGCTAAACCCGTGAAACGGCATAAACACGACGTCGCGATCGTCGGTGCGGGCTCCGGCGGTTACGCCGCCGCGCGCACGTCGCGCGATTTCGGATGTGACGTCGCGATGATCGACACGGGTCCACTCGGGGGTTTATGCATATTACGCGGCTGCATGCCCAGCAAAGCCGTGATCGCTTCGAGCGACGCCATCTACGACGTGCGGGAAGCCGCCCATCTGGGGATTCACGCGAGCGGCGTGCGAGCCGACGTGCCGGCGATCTTTGCCCGAAAGCGGATGCTCGTCAAAGAGTTTGCGGACTACCGGATCGAGGGCATCGAACGCTTTCCGCTGTATAGCGGGCCGGCGCGGTTTCTCTCGCCCACGGAAGTCGCCGTCGGCGACGACGACGTCGTGGAAGCAAAACATTTCGTCGTTGCGACCGGCAGCGTCATTCCGCCGGCGGCCTTATCGGGTTTGGCGGAAACGGGTTACGTCGATACCGACGGCGTGCTCGAGCTCGAGCGGATTCCGGAGTCGGTGGTCGTTCTCGGCGGCGGATATACCGCGTGCGAACTCGGCCAGTTCTTGGCTCGGATGGGTGCGAAGACGACGATCTTGATCCGCAGCGGTCATTTGCTGACGCACGCCGACGAGGACGTCGGCGGCGCGTTGACCGGCTACTTCAGAGATGAAGGCATCGAGGTCATTACGGGCACGTCGCTACGGCGTGCCGAGCGACGCGGCGCCAAGAAGATCGTGCATTTCACGGTGGACGGCCGGCCGCAAGAGGTCGCGGCCGACGAGATCTTCTACGCGCTCGGCCGAACGCCGAACGTTGCCGGGCTGGATTTGGAGAAGGCTGGTATCGCCTATCACGCAATCAGAGGCATCGACGTCGACGCCACGCTTCGCACGAGCAATCCGAACATCTACGCGGTCGGCGACGTGACCGGCGAATACATGCTCGTACACGTCGCGATTTACCAAGGCGAAGTAGCGGCGCGCAATGCGTGTCTCAACGGTCGGGAAGAAGCCGATTACGGCCTCGTCGCCGCCCACACGGTCTTCTGCGATCCCCAAGTCGCGGCGGCCGGCAAGTCGGAGAAGATGCTCCAGCGTGAAGGCGCTCGATACGTGCGCGGCCGCTACGATTTCGCCGAGCACGGAAAGGCGCAATGCCTCGGA
Protein-coding regions in this window:
- the glpX gene encoding class II fructose-bisphosphatase, which codes for MAGTVFNHPVHSLDFVKVTESAALAASRWMGRGERDAADGAAVEKMRESLGEMEISGRIVIGEGERDEAPMLYIGEEVGAGGEEVDIAVDPVEGTNLVANGLPNSIAVMAISERGGLLHAPDSYMKKLAVGPKAAPYVHIDAPVQENLEAVANALEKPINDVCVVILDRPRHADLIREVREAGARIRLISDGDVDACIATAIDNTGIHVAMGTGGAPEGVLAAAAIKCLGGNFMGRLEPRNEEEANRAIAMGFGDLKRVLEIEDLVKSDNVIFCATGITDGDLVRGVRFYGNQARTHSIHVHSGGTVRFIESIHRLGARPTGR
- a CDS encoding dihydrolipoyl dehydrogenase, yielding MKRHKHDVAIVGAGSGGYAAARTSRDFGCDVAMIDTGPLGGLCILRGCMPSKAVIASSDAIYDVREAAHLGIHASGVRADVPAIFARKRMLVKEFADYRIEGIERFPLYSGPARFLSPTEVAVGDDDVVEAKHFVVATGSVIPPAALSGLAETGYVDTDGVLELERIPESVVVLGGGYTACELGQFLARMGAKTTILIRSGHLLTHADEDVGGALTGYFRDEGIEVITGTSLRRAERRGAKKIVHFTVDGRPQEVAADEIFYALGRTPNVAGLDLEKAGIAYHAIRGIDVDATLRTSNPNIYAVGDVTGEYMLVHVAIYQGEVAARNACLNGREEADYGLVAAHTVFCDPQVAAAGKSEKMLQREGARYVRGRYDFAEHGKAQCLGKTKGFVKMMADAQDGRILGASVIGPQGSELIHEVIVAMNFRSTVAEFMRIPHLHPTLAEIWTYPAEECAAQLGMKAPGDEQMELATSVDATPP